Proteins encoded together in one Salarchaeum sp. JOR-1 window:
- a CDS encoding molybdenum cofactor guanylyltransferase, producing the protein MQSAVIVAGGRSTRFGDADKAVADLAGTPMVRRVADRLTGVVDELVVNCRADQRDAIADALDGYERPVAFALDPAEDEGPMAGIRTGLRGANGEYAAVVACDMPFVDPAFVAYLFERAAGADAAVPRVGDGWFQTTQAVYRADAMAAACEDALDAGERKILEPLFTLDYEVVTEREVEEHAANGTGTFENLNTRAELEDAQDAF; encoded by the coding sequence ATGCAGAGCGCCGTCATTGTCGCGGGCGGGCGGTCGACGCGGTTCGGGGACGCCGACAAGGCCGTCGCGGACCTCGCGGGCACGCCGATGGTTCGCCGGGTCGCCGACCGACTCACCGGCGTCGTCGACGAGCTCGTGGTGAACTGTCGCGCGGATCAGCGGGACGCCATCGCGGACGCGCTCGACGGCTACGAGCGACCGGTCGCGTTCGCGCTCGACCCGGCGGAGGACGAGGGGCCGATGGCGGGCATCCGAACCGGCCTCCGCGGCGCGAACGGCGAGTACGCGGCCGTCGTCGCCTGCGACATGCCGTTCGTCGACCCGGCGTTCGTCGCGTACCTCTTCGAGCGTGCCGCGGGGGCGGATGCCGCTGTGCCCCGGGTCGGCGACGGCTGGTTCCAGACGACGCAGGCGGTGTACCGTGCGGATGCGATGGCGGCGGCCTGCGAGGACGCGCTCGACGCGGGCGAGCGGAAGATACTCGAACCGCTGTTCACGCTCGACTACGAGGTCGTCACGGAACGCGAGGTCGAAGAACACGCGGCGAACGGGACGGGGACGTTCGAGAACTTGAACACTCGCGCGGAGCTCGAGGACGCACAGGACGCCTTCTAG
- the yqeC gene encoding selenium cofactor biosynthesis protein YqeC — translation MELSDALAARGLVAVVGAGGKKTTLYALADRLDRAVVTATVRIPPFAEHVTAVHVADDPRRVVDAATDFPVGVVRAQERADRYRGFDTETVADLRECDVDAVLVKADGARMRDFKAPAAKEPQIPSNADTVLPVASVQAVGEPLDDALVHRPERVAALTDLAVGDTIEPEHVARVLAHPDGGLKDVPADATVVPVLNKVDDDASLAVARSIAGELHDRAAVERVALTSHVRDDPLVDVV, via the coding sequence ATGGAACTCAGCGACGCGCTCGCCGCGCGCGGCCTCGTCGCCGTGGTCGGCGCCGGCGGGAAGAAGACCACACTGTACGCGCTCGCCGACCGGCTCGACCGGGCGGTCGTCACCGCCACCGTCCGCATCCCCCCGTTCGCCGAGCACGTCACCGCCGTCCACGTCGCCGACGACCCCCGTCGCGTCGTCGACGCCGCCACGGACTTTCCCGTCGGCGTCGTGCGCGCCCAGGAACGCGCCGACCGCTACCGCGGATTCGACACCGAAACCGTCGCGGATCTCCGCGAGTGCGACGTCGACGCCGTCCTGGTGAAGGCGGACGGCGCGCGGATGCGCGACTTCAAGGCTCCCGCGGCGAAGGAGCCACAGATCCCGTCGAACGCCGACACCGTCCTCCCCGTCGCGTCCGTTCAAGCCGTCGGGGAACCACTCGACGACGCGCTCGTCCACCGCCCCGAACGCGTCGCCGCGCTCACCGACCTCGCCGTCGGCGACACTATCGAACCGGAACACGTCGCCCGCGTACTCGCGCACCCCGACGGCGGCCTGAAAGACGTACCCGCGGACGCGACCGTCGTCCCCGTCCTGAACAAGGTCGACGACGACGCGTCCCTCGCGGTCGCGCGCTCCATCGCGGGCGAACTCCACGACCGAGCCGCCGTCGAGCGCGTCGCGCTCACCAGTCACGTCCGCGACGACCCGCTGGTGGACGTGGTCTAG
- a CDS encoding DUF2250 domain-containing protein has protein sequence MSDARSGSPALRPVDAAILEFLADDRVEYAAIIANRVGAHTPYVERRCAVLADRGLLEAVTGEVVFRATDAGKRAVRPGGFPE, from the coding sequence ATGAGCGACGCGCGTAGCGGCAGTCCAGCGCTCCGACCCGTGGACGCGGCGATACTCGAGTTCCTCGCGGACGACCGCGTGGAGTACGCCGCCATCATCGCCAACCGGGTCGGCGCGCACACACCCTACGTCGAGCGGCGCTGCGCCGTCCTCGCCGACCGCGGCCTCCTCGAAGCCGTCACGGGCGAAGTCGTCTTCCGCGCGACCGACGCCGGAAAGCGCGCAGTGCGACCGGGCGGCTTCCCGGAGTAG
- a CDS encoding NADP-dependent oxidoreductase, translated as MAETNRQWILAQRPSGEPTHDDFELRETEKPSPDANEVLVDLSYMSVDPYMRGRMRDAESYAEPWDVGAPMEAGAVGTVEESNHPDFTVGDTVVGNLRWADYVAVDGAELSHVRTGDAPVSTALGVLGMPGRTAYFGLYDVGEPTPGDTVVVSGAAGAVGSTVGQLAKLAGCEVIGYAGSDEKVQYLEGELGYDRGINYTDEDVRDALRDATDGVDVYYDNVGGPITDAVMDHLNVDARVVVCGQIAHYNDTERPTGPRHFGNLIQTRARVEGILVRDFAPRFQQATERLAEWVASGDLTYRETVTDGLENAPDAFLGLFEGENIGKQLVKLD; from the coding sequence ATGGCCGAGACCAACCGCCAGTGGATCCTCGCACAGCGACCGAGCGGTGAACCGACCCACGACGACTTCGAACTCCGGGAGACCGAAAAACCGAGCCCGGACGCGAACGAGGTGCTCGTCGACCTCTCCTACATGTCGGTCGACCCATACATGCGCGGCCGGATGCGGGACGCCGAGTCCTACGCCGAACCCTGGGACGTCGGCGCCCCGATGGAGGCCGGCGCAGTCGGCACCGTCGAGGAGTCCAACCACCCCGACTTCACGGTCGGTGACACCGTCGTCGGCAACCTCCGCTGGGCGGACTACGTCGCCGTCGACGGCGCGGAACTCTCCCACGTCCGCACCGGCGACGCCCCCGTCAGCACCGCGCTCGGCGTGCTCGGAATGCCCGGCCGCACCGCCTACTTCGGCCTCTACGACGTGGGCGAACCCACGCCCGGCGACACCGTCGTCGTCTCCGGCGCGGCCGGCGCGGTCGGCTCCACGGTCGGCCAGCTCGCCAAACTCGCCGGCTGCGAAGTCATCGGATACGCCGGGAGCGACGAGAAAGTCCAGTACCTCGAAGGCGAACTCGGCTACGACCGCGGCATCAACTACACGGACGAAGACGTCAGGGACGCCCTCCGCGACGCCACCGACGGCGTCGACGTCTACTACGACAACGTCGGCGGCCCCATCACCGACGCCGTCATGGATCACCTCAACGTCGACGCGCGCGTCGTCGTCTGCGGCCAGATCGCGCACTACAACGACACCGAGCGCCCGACCGGCCCCCGCCACTTCGGAAACCTCATCCAGACCCGCGCCCGCGTCGAGGGCATCCTCGTCCGCGACTTCGCGCCGCGCTTCCAGCAGGCCACCGAGCGCCTCGCCGAGTGGGTCGCGTCCGGCGACCTCACCTACCGCGAAACCGTCACCGACGGCCTGGAGAACGCGCCCGACGCCTTCCTCGGCCTCTTCGAGGGCGAGAACATCGGCAAACAGCTCGTCAAACTCGACTGA
- a CDS encoding transcription initiation factor IIB family protein produces the protein MVRPSRQRERENQAEETTGSEQEDVRVCPECDSTNLSVSADQGELICEDCGLVIEEDNVDRGPEWRAFNHSERQEKSRVGAPTTQTMHDKGLTTQIDWKDKDAYGRSISSKKRSQMHRLRKWQERIRTKDAGERNLQFALSEIDRMASALGVPRSVREVASVIYRRALKEDLIRGRSIEGVATACLYAACRKEGIPRSLEEVAEVSRVDQKEIGRTYRYVAQELSLEMEPVDPKQFVPRFASELELSEETQSKANEIIDVSAEQGLLSGKSPTGFAAAAIYAASLLCNEKKTQREVADVAQVTEVTIRNRYQEQIEAMGFQ, from the coding sequence ATGGTACGCCCCAGCCGGCAGCGCGAGCGCGAGAACCAGGCGGAGGAAACGACGGGGTCCGAGCAGGAGGACGTTCGGGTGTGCCCGGAGTGTGACTCCACGAACCTCAGCGTGAGCGCGGATCAGGGGGAGCTCATCTGCGAGGACTGCGGTCTCGTCATCGAGGAGGACAACGTCGACCGCGGACCCGAGTGGCGTGCGTTCAACCACTCCGAACGCCAAGAGAAGTCCCGGGTCGGCGCACCCACCACCCAGACGATGCACGACAAGGGGCTGACAACCCAGATCGACTGGAAGGACAAGGACGCCTACGGTCGATCCATCAGTTCGAAGAAGCGCTCTCAGATGCACCGGCTGCGGAAGTGGCAGGAGCGGATTCGGACGAAGGACGCGGGCGAGCGCAACCTCCAGTTCGCCCTCTCAGAAATCGACCGCATGGCCTCCGCGCTCGGCGTCCCCCGCAGCGTCCGAGAGGTCGCGTCCGTCATCTATCGACGCGCGCTGAAGGAAGACCTCATCCGCGGCCGCAGCATCGAGGGCGTCGCCACCGCCTGCCTCTACGCCGCCTGCCGGAAAGAGGGCATTCCCCGGAGTCTCGAGGAGGTCGCGGAGGTCTCCCGGGTCGACCAGAAGGAGATCGGCCGCACCTATCGCTACGTCGCACAGGAACTCAGCCTCGAGATGGAGCCCGTCGACCCCAAGCAGTTCGTCCCCCGGTTCGCGAGCGAACTCGAACTCTCCGAGGAAACCCAGTCGAAGGCCAACGAAATCATCGACGTGTCCGCCGAACAGGGCCTCCTCTCTGGCAAATCCCCGACCGGCTTCGCCGCCGCGGCCATCTACGCCGCCAGCCTCCTCTGCAACGAGAAGAAGACCCAGCGCGAGGTCGCGGACGTCGCGCAGGTCACCGAAGTCACCATCCGGAACCGCTACCAGGAGCAGATCGAAGCGATGGGCTTCCAGTAG
- the crcB gene encoding fluoride efflux transporter CrcB, which produces MDVPPAHLVGAGGALGALARYYAGVLVPESEFPRSTLAVNVVGSFALGLLTFANASEPWLLLLGTGACGAFTTFSSFAYETVRLVERGHPRLAAANATLNLLGSFAAVGVAWAAASV; this is translated from the coding sequence ATGGACGTCCCGCCCGCTCACCTCGTTGGCGCTGGTGGTGCGCTCGGCGCGCTCGCCCGGTATTACGCCGGCGTCCTCGTTCCCGAGAGCGAATTCCCGCGGAGCACTCTCGCGGTGAACGTCGTCGGGAGTTTCGCGCTCGGTCTCCTGACGTTCGCGAACGCGAGCGAACCGTGGCTCCTCCTGCTTGGAACGGGAGCGTGCGGCGCGTTCACGACGTTCTCCTCGTTCGCGTACGAGACGGTGCGGCTCGTCGAGCGCGGGCATCCCCGACTGGCGGCCGCGAACGCAACCCTGAATCTCCTCGGGTCGTTCGCCGCGGTCGGGGTCGCGTGGGCCGCCGCGTCCGTATAG
- a CDS encoding CrcB family protein, protein MSRLESAETAVLVAVGGFAGANLRYFLALFLPGLSGTLAANAAGSFLLGFVMYEAYHVGVLADRTRVVAATGFLSSFTTYSTFAVESLQSAPLVLAGNVAANYALGLLGVLVGRALARALGGDA, encoded by the coding sequence ATGAGCCGCCTCGAATCCGCCGAAACGGCCGTTCTGGTGGCCGTCGGCGGGTTCGCGGGCGCGAACCTCCGATACTTCCTCGCGCTCTTCCTCCCCGGCCTGTCGGGCACGCTCGCCGCGAACGCCGCCGGGAGCTTCCTCCTCGGGTTCGTCATGTACGAGGCGTACCACGTCGGCGTGCTCGCCGACCGCACACGCGTCGTCGCCGCCACGGGATTCCTCTCTTCTTTTACGACGTACAGCACGTTCGCCGTCGAGAGCCTGCAGAGCGCGCCGCTCGTGCTCGCCGGGAACGTCGCCGCGAACTACGCGCTCGGACTGCTCGGCGTGCTCGTCGGACGCGCGCTCGCGCGGGCGCTCGGAGGTGACGCGTGA
- a CDS encoding plastocyanin/azurin family copper-binding protein — protein sequence MDRRQFLRTAGVGSVAALAGCAGGTNVTVTSLPPETVLVKVAPDGGYKFSPDTLTIEAGTTVIWKWFDGGHNVVPDGIPAESDWKGHEEWEGPGFEHQHTFTVPGDYHYICVPHENLGMVGDITVVEE from the coding sequence ATGGACAGACGGCAGTTCCTTCGGACGGCCGGTGTCGGGTCGGTCGCGGCGCTCGCCGGGTGCGCGGGCGGAACGAACGTCACGGTCACGTCGCTCCCGCCGGAGACGGTGCTCGTGAAGGTCGCGCCCGATGGCGGGTACAAATTCTCCCCCGATACGCTCACTATCGAGGCCGGAACCACCGTCATCTGGAAGTGGTTCGACGGCGGGCACAACGTCGTCCCGGACGGCATCCCCGCCGAGTCGGACTGGAAGGGCCACGAGGAGTGGGAGGGCCCCGGGTTCGAACACCAGCACACGTTCACGGTTCCCGGCGACTACCACTACATCTGCGTCCCCCACGAGAACCTGGGGATGGTCGGCGACATCACCGTCGTCGAGGAATGA
- a CDS encoding DICT sensory domain-containing protein, with product MGLRDIVTSVESQEKTLTVYGPSDALADAAREYFESQNVRVVYEPVADPADARAELCDDDGPVLSVDVDAVEDLLSERADRDFGDVAPYRAILEHLDRATFTSYDRAQMMTASREVEDRAWRVGEGLLVAGFQTLSTFETQHEAYALLAETDLDVHVYGAPDADVDDVGTTVHPMDSPDIRETWFVAFDGGPSPQQKSALLAEERSPGEFYGFWTYDPDTVDRIIDAVPDTANRPTA from the coding sequence ATGGGCCTCCGCGACATCGTTACGAGCGTCGAAAGCCAGGAGAAGACGCTGACCGTATACGGCCCGAGCGACGCGCTCGCCGACGCCGCTCGCGAGTACTTCGAGTCCCAGAACGTGCGCGTCGTCTACGAACCCGTCGCAGACCCAGCGGACGCCCGCGCCGAACTGTGCGACGACGACGGCCCCGTTCTGTCTGTGGACGTTGACGCGGTCGAAGACCTCCTCTCCGAGCGCGCAGACCGCGACTTCGGGGACGTGGCTCCCTACCGCGCCATCCTCGAACACCTCGACCGCGCGACGTTCACGTCCTACGACCGCGCGCAGATGATGACGGCGTCCCGCGAGGTCGAAGACCGCGCGTGGCGGGTCGGCGAGGGATTGCTGGTCGCGGGGTTCCAGACGCTCTCGACGTTCGAAACCCAGCACGAGGCGTACGCGTTGCTCGCTGAAACGGATCTGGACGTGCACGTGTACGGCGCGCCCGACGCGGACGTGGACGACGTCGGGACGACCGTCCACCCCATGGACTCGCCGGACATCCGGGAGACGTGGTTCGTCGCGTTCGACGGCGGCCCCAGCCCTCAACAGAAGTCGGCGTTGCTCGCGGAGGAGCGCTCGCCGGGCGAGTTCTACGGGTTCTGGACGTACGACCCGGACACCGTCGACCGCATTATCGACGCGGTTCCCGACACCGCGAACCGGCCGACGGCGTAG
- a CDS encoding amidohydrolase family protein, protein MVVIDCGVLVDGRADDPLSDARIVVEDETVAAVGPREDVDASDAHAHVSYPDATVIPGLIDAHAHLQGSRSMNPMDWVTDGDALSAARATADLRDLLDAGFTSVRDVGSTTGLGLREAVESGDIPGPRVYTSGQSISQTAGHGDSHSLPYEWAADAGLGISTLADGPAECRKAARKQIREGVDSLKIMTTGGVLSERDAPDQSQFTDDEIAAMTEEAHRVGIPVASHAQGAAGIKSALRNGVDTIEHGFYVDDAAVDLLLSTDATFVPTLAIMHRIVEHGDEHGVPEHGLRKAREAYDAHRESVRKAYDAGVPIALGTDFLGPDLVPHGENAMEAELFVEEIGMSEMEAIQAGTRVAARTVPDDDIGTLEPGQRADIVVLDENPLTDISAVRESVRAVYARGEEA, encoded by the coding sequence ATGGTAGTTATCGACTGCGGCGTCCTCGTGGACGGCCGCGCGGACGACCCGCTCAGTGACGCCCGCATCGTCGTCGAAGACGAAACCGTCGCCGCGGTCGGCCCGCGCGAGGACGTGGACGCGTCGGACGCCCACGCCCACGTCTCGTACCCCGACGCGACCGTGATTCCCGGCCTCATCGACGCGCACGCCCACCTGCAGGGATCGCGGTCGATGAACCCGATGGACTGGGTGACCGACGGCGACGCGCTGTCCGCGGCGCGCGCGACCGCCGACCTCCGCGACCTCCTCGACGCGGGATTCACGAGCGTGCGCGACGTGGGGAGCACGACCGGCCTCGGCCTCCGCGAGGCGGTCGAATCCGGCGACATCCCGGGCCCGCGCGTGTACACGAGCGGGCAGTCCATCAGTCAGACCGCGGGCCACGGCGACAGCCACAGCCTCCCCTACGAGTGGGCGGCCGACGCCGGCCTCGGTATCTCCACGCTCGCGGACGGCCCCGCGGAGTGCCGGAAGGCCGCGCGCAAGCAGATCCGGGAGGGCGTGGACTCGCTGAAGATCATGACGACGGGCGGCGTGCTCTCGGAGCGCGACGCGCCCGACCAGAGCCAGTTCACGGACGACGAGATAGCGGCGATGACGGAGGAAGCCCACCGCGTCGGGATTCCGGTCGCGAGCCACGCGCAGGGGGCGGCGGGCATCAAGAGCGCGCTCCGGAACGGCGTCGACACCATCGAACACGGCTTCTACGTGGACGACGCGGCCGTCGACCTCCTGCTCTCGACGGACGCGACGTTCGTCCCGACGCTCGCCATCATGCATCGCATCGTCGAGCACGGCGACGAGCATGGCGTCCCCGAACACGGCCTCCGGAAGGCCCGCGAGGCCTACGACGCCCACCGCGAGAGCGTCCGGAAAGCCTACGACGCGGGCGTGCCGATAGCGCTCGGCACGGACTTCCTCGGCCCCGACCTCGTCCCGCACGGCGAGAACGCGATGGAAGCCGAACTGTTCGTGGAGGAAATCGGCATGAGCGAGATGGAGGCGATTCAGGCGGGGACGCGCGTCGCGGCGCGCACCGTCCCCGACGACGACATCGGCACGCTCGAACCCGGACAGCGCGCGGACATCGTCGTGCTCGACGAGAACCCCCTGACGGACATCTCGGCCGTCCGCGAGAGCGTGCGGGCGGTGTACGCGCGCGGCGAGGAGGCCTAG
- a CDS encoding cation diffusion facilitator family transporter yields MDDRSAFLRATWANVLGNVLKILVEGTVGVMFGSLALIADAAHSLADLLASLIVLVWGRLSFEGPDRTHPHGHERIEPLTALFVGATLVVLGARILYDAGLAVLHAPDVVFDPLLVAGLAFGVLDMVLVYRYTTLLNETLESPALDALAADCLNDVYTSLAAVVGVFGAAIGEPMLDPIAGALVSVLVIREGVAISRENITYLVGRAPPEEELDAIRDAVLSHAEVAGIHDFTAHYVGTDIEVEFHAEVADEHTLREAHDLETELRERVMALPDVGDVHIHLDPAGMGEWKDAPEN; encoded by the coding sequence ATGGACGATCGGAGCGCGTTCCTGCGAGCGACCTGGGCAAACGTCCTCGGGAACGTCCTCAAGATTCTCGTCGAGGGCACGGTCGGCGTGATGTTCGGGAGCCTCGCGCTCATCGCGGACGCCGCGCACTCGCTCGCCGACCTGCTCGCGAGCCTCATCGTGCTCGTCTGGGGGCGCCTCTCCTTCGAAGGCCCCGACCGCACGCACCCGCACGGCCACGAGCGCATCGAACCGCTCACCGCCCTGTTCGTCGGCGCGACCCTCGTCGTGCTCGGCGCGCGCATCCTCTACGACGCCGGTCTCGCCGTGCTTCACGCGCCCGACGTGGTGTTCGACCCCCTGTTGGTGGCGGGACTCGCGTTCGGCGTGCTCGACATGGTGCTCGTCTACCGATACACCACTCTGTTGAACGAAACGCTCGAATCGCCCGCGCTCGACGCGCTCGCCGCGGACTGCCTGAACGACGTGTACACCAGTCTCGCCGCCGTCGTCGGCGTGTTCGGCGCGGCCATCGGCGAACCGATGCTCGACCCCATCGCGGGCGCGCTCGTCAGCGTGCTCGTGATTCGAGAGGGCGTCGCCATCTCCCGGGAGAACATCACCTACCTCGTCGGGCGCGCACCCCCCGAGGAGGAACTCGACGCGATTCGGGACGCCGTCCTCTCCCACGCGGAGGTCGCGGGAATCCACGACTTCACCGCGCACTACGTCGGTACCGACATCGAAGTGGAGTTCCACGCGGAGGTCGCGGACGAACACACGCTCCGGGAGGCCCACGACCTCGAAACAGAACTCCGCGAGCGCGTGATGGCGCTCCCGGACGTGGGCGACGTGCACATCCACCTCGACCCCGCGGGGATGGGCGAGTGGAAGGACGCGCCCGAGAACTGA
- a CDS encoding Rieske 2Fe-2S domain-containing protein, whose translation MSSDSQGFVHATALDALRESGRELVNRNGQAIALFHADGEVRAVDNRCPHMGFPLTEGTVDDGVLTCHWHHARFELSCGDTFDPWADDVPTYPVEVREGEVYVRPVPQRDAPPAEHWANRLEAGLEEDLRLVLAKAAIGLTDAGVDYDDPYATGVEFGTRYRADGWASGLTIHTALANVRDRLDDATRRRALYQGLVEVAGDCAGTPPKFDQPMLDTDAVSKARLKEWFRENVEVRDRDGAERVLRTAVATLDRADVAELLFAAATDHVYLSSGHALDFVNKAFESLDHAGWERADDVLASVVSGLTDADRSEETAEWRQPVDLAGLLFDAYDDLPEGPSGDWTEPDGFLDTLLGDDPHAIVDALLDAANAGATPRQLSRVVRYAAAVRVAQFSTGNEFGDWNTVLHTFTYANAVHQATERTDATELYRGAFDAAINVYLDRFLNTPPASIPDGDPGADSEGALDRLDDAFDREGAEEVNRASRATADFLAAGGDPDDLMESLGASLVREDAGFHTFQAVEAGFTGAAEADSTERERVFLVAAARYLAAHTPTRREREQTYRIAERLHRGEALHETER comes from the coding sequence ATGTCGTCTGATTCGCAGGGGTTCGTACACGCGACGGCCCTCGACGCCCTCCGGGAGAGCGGTCGCGAACTCGTGAACAGGAACGGACAGGCAATCGCGCTGTTCCACGCGGACGGCGAGGTGCGTGCGGTGGACAACCGCTGTCCGCACATGGGGTTCCCGCTCACCGAGGGAACCGTGGACGACGGCGTGCTGACGTGTCACTGGCACCACGCGCGCTTCGAGCTGTCCTGCGGGGACACGTTCGACCCGTGGGCGGACGACGTGCCCACGTATCCCGTGGAGGTGCGCGAGGGCGAGGTGTACGTCCGACCGGTTCCCCAGCGGGACGCGCCGCCAGCGGAGCACTGGGCGAACCGACTGGAGGCGGGGCTGGAAGAAGACCTCCGACTCGTGCTCGCGAAGGCCGCCATCGGCCTCACGGACGCCGGCGTCGACTACGACGACCCGTACGCGACGGGCGTCGAGTTCGGCACGCGCTACCGGGCGGACGGCTGGGCGTCCGGACTGACGATTCACACGGCGCTCGCGAACGTCCGCGACCGACTGGACGACGCGACGCGGCGGCGCGCGCTCTACCAGGGACTGGTGGAGGTCGCGGGCGACTGCGCGGGCACGCCGCCGAAGTTCGACCAGCCCATGCTCGACACGGACGCGGTGTCGAAGGCGCGGCTGAAGGAGTGGTTCCGGGAGAACGTCGAAGTCCGAGACCGGGACGGCGCGGAGCGCGTGCTCCGCACCGCCGTGGCCACTCTCGACCGAGCGGACGTGGCGGAACTCCTGTTCGCGGCGGCGACCGACCACGTCTACCTCAGCTCGGGCCACGCGCTCGACTTCGTGAACAAGGCGTTCGAGAGCCTCGATCACGCCGGCTGGGAGCGCGCGGACGACGTGCTCGCGTCCGTCGTCTCCGGCCTCACCGACGCCGACCGGAGCGAGGAGACCGCGGAGTGGCGCCAGCCCGTCGACCTCGCCGGCCTCCTCTTCGACGCGTACGACGACCTCCCCGAGGGCCCGAGCGGCGACTGGACCGAGCCCGACGGCTTCCTCGACACCCTGCTCGGTGACGACCCGCACGCCATCGTGGACGCCCTGCTCGACGCCGCGAACGCGGGCGCGACGCCCCGCCAGCTCTCCCGAGTGGTGCGGTACGCGGCCGCCGTGCGGGTCGCGCAGTTCTCGACGGGCAACGAGTTCGGCGACTGGAACACCGTCCTGCACACGTTCACGTACGCGAACGCCGTCCACCAGGCCACCGAGCGCACCGACGCGACCGAGCTCTACCGGGGCGCGTTCGACGCCGCGATCAACGTCTACCTCGACCGCTTCCTCAACACGCCGCCCGCGTCGATCCCGGACGGCGACCCGGGCGCCGACTCAGAGGGAGCGCTCGACCGACTCGACGACGCGTTCGACCGCGAGGGCGCGGAGGAGGTGAACCGGGCGTCGCGGGCGACCGCTGACTTCCTCGCCGCCGGCGGCGACCCCGACGACCTCATGGAGTCGCTGGGCGCGTCGCTCGTCCGGGAGGACGCGGGCTTCCACACGTTCCAGGCCGTCGAAGCCGGGTTCACGGGCGCGGCCGAGGCCGACAGCACGGAGCGCGAGCGCGTGTTCCTCGTCGCGGCCGCGCGCTACCTCGCCGCGCACACGCCGACGCGCCGGGAGCGCGAGCAGACGTACCGCATCGCCGAGCGCCTCCACCGCGGCGAAGCCCTCCACGAGACCGAGCGCTAG
- a CDS encoding NAD(P)-dependent alcohol dehydrogenase, protein MRAARLHEYTEDMEDALTIEDVPRPEIEASNQVVVEVEGAGWCQTDNHIIEGMWEPYADQSLPMTLGHENAGTVVEVGDEVTTVEEGDAVLCHPLRTCGTCRACRLGNDMYCENAAFSGLTHDGGFAESLLTSERATITLDDTDPVDIAPHADAGITAYHAVKKAARELVPGDYCVLVGIGGLGHIGLQAVHAMSAARTIAVDVKDDALALADSLGADHTVNSTDEDVADAVDAITDGRGAKQLLDFVGSDTTTALAPDVVTPGGDHHIVGYGGHVHQPSQDLVDGEFDYRGNLVGTYTELQELVALVEQGEIHLTTTEYDLADINEVAAKLERNEIEGRAVIRP, encoded by the coding sequence ATGCGCGCCGCGAGACTACACGAGTACACGGAGGACATGGAGGACGCGCTCACCATCGAAGACGTGCCGCGGCCCGAAATCGAGGCGTCGAACCAGGTCGTCGTCGAGGTCGAGGGCGCGGGCTGGTGCCAGACGGACAACCACATCATCGAGGGAATGTGGGAGCCGTACGCCGATCAGTCCCTCCCGATGACGCTCGGCCACGAGAACGCCGGAACCGTCGTCGAAGTCGGGGACGAGGTGACGACTGTCGAGGAGGGGGACGCGGTTCTCTGCCATCCGCTCCGGACGTGCGGGACGTGTCGTGCGTGCCGGCTCGGCAACGACATGTACTGCGAGAACGCCGCGTTCTCCGGGCTCACGCACGACGGCGGGTTCGCGGAGTCCCTCCTCACCAGCGAACGCGCCACCATCACGCTCGACGACACCGACCCGGTCGACATCGCGCCGCACGCCGACGCCGGCATCACCGCCTACCACGCCGTCAAGAAGGCCGCGCGCGAACTCGTCCCCGGCGACTACTGCGTCCTCGTCGGTATCGGCGGCCTCGGTCACATCGGCCTGCAGGCCGTTCACGCGATGAGCGCCGCCCGAACGATCGCCGTCGATGTCAAGGACGACGCGCTCGCGCTCGCCGACAGCCTCGGCGCAGACCACACCGTGAACTCGACGGACGAGGACGTGGCGGACGCCGTCGACGCTATCACCGACGGCCGGGGCGCGAAACAACTCCTGGACTTCGTCGGCTCGGACACCACTACCGCGCTCGCGCCGGACGTCGTCACGCCCGGCGGCGACCACCACATCGTCGGTTACGGCGGTCACGTCCACCAGCCCAGTCAGGATCTCGTTGACGGCGAGTTCGACTACCGCGGGAACCTCGTCGGGACGTACACCGAACTCCAGGAGCTCGTCGCGCTCGTCGAGCAGGGCGAGATCCACCTCACGACAACCGAGTACGACCTCGCCGATATCAACGAGGTCGCGGCGAAACTCGAACGCAACGAGATCGAGGGCCGCGCGGTCATCCGTCCCTAG